A single region of the Bacteroidota bacterium genome encodes:
- a CDS encoding sialate O-acetylesterase — protein sequence MKPSARILGLLAILIVECAAAQHQPLQFSSIFTDSMVLQQRHDVAVWGTAAAGKRVSLKASWNAGASAVADSSGSWSLHLRTVKAGGPYEITASDGDTSVTLHDVLLGEVWLCSGQSNMEMPLEGWRPQNPIMNSDSEIAHANYPNIRLFGMKRGYAIEPETSCDGRWTECTPQNARLFSAAGYFFARTLHEKLNVPIGMIHASWGGTAIESWIGKKALTTVGAYDSVLKKMEEGRDSILVLNKWVTGHPVIKLAGRKQESRWLNLDFDDSACASKSFNDSLWKEMTLPTVWERTEVGEFDGAVWFRKQVILPSGWKGRDLVLSLGPIDDMDETFVNGVPVGSHLTEGMWEEPRIYPLPGSVVKDSVVEIAVRVLDYGGNGGIFGKPEEMELKRTDTALAIPLAGKWKYLPVAEYRGSIFYAFGYKGQEYFRRPKVPIDFSGYSPTALFNGMISPLVPFTLSGVIWYQGESNIGRAEMYAKLFPLMIGEWREVFRSENLPFYFVQIAPYNYGPDAHSELIREAQFKSLSVKNTAMAVTLDIGDFNSIHPSDKQDVGKRLALCALANAYHQKNIVCSGPVFQSMKIKKDVAVLKFGNVGKGLVVKEDSSGSGFQIAGEDKQFKNARVKIKGSTLLISADGVAHPVAVRYAFTNTPAATLYNVEGLPASSFRTDDWK from the coding sequence ATGAAACCATCCGCCCGAATATTAGGCCTTCTTGCAATACTCATTGTTGAATGCGCAGCCGCGCAGCATCAACCGCTCCAATTTTCTTCGATCTTTACCGACAGCATGGTGCTGCAGCAGCGGCACGACGTTGCCGTCTGGGGGACGGCTGCCGCCGGCAAACGAGTCTCGCTCAAGGCTTCATGGAACGCTGGCGCTTCCGCCGTGGCGGACAGCAGCGGGTCGTGGTCCCTTCATTTGAGGACAGTGAAAGCCGGCGGGCCGTACGAAATCACCGCGTCGGACGGCGACACGAGCGTGACGCTCCATGACGTGCTTCTGGGAGAAGTATGGCTCTGCTCGGGGCAGTCGAACATGGAAATGCCTCTCGAAGGCTGGCGGCCACAGAATCCGATCATGAATTCGGACAGCGAGATCGCGCACGCAAACTATCCGAACATCCGTCTCTTCGGGATGAAACGGGGGTACGCGATCGAACCCGAAACATCGTGCGACGGACGGTGGACGGAATGCACGCCGCAGAACGCGCGGCTCTTCAGTGCCGCCGGGTATTTCTTCGCGAGAACATTGCACGAGAAATTGAACGTGCCGATCGGGATGATCCATGCGAGCTGGGGAGGGACGGCCATCGAATCGTGGATCGGCAAGAAAGCCCTCACGACGGTCGGCGCTTACGATTCCGTTCTCAAAAAGATGGAAGAAGGACGCGACAGCATTCTTGTGCTCAACAAGTGGGTAACCGGGCATCCGGTCATTAAGCTCGCCGGACGCAAGCAGGAAAGCCGCTGGCTGAACCTCGACTTCGACGACAGCGCTTGCGCTTCCAAAAGTTTCAACGATTCGCTTTGGAAGGAGATGACGCTTCCAACCGTCTGGGAACGGACGGAAGTTGGGGAATTTGACGGAGCGGTCTGGTTCAGGAAGCAGGTTATTCTTCCGTCCGGCTGGAAAGGAAGAGACCTCGTGCTCAGCCTCGGCCCCATCGACGATATGGATGAAACGTTCGTTAACGGCGTTCCTGTCGGCAGCCATCTCACCGAAGGGATGTGGGAGGAGCCGCGAATCTATCCGCTGCCGGGGAGCGTCGTGAAAGATTCGGTCGTCGAAATTGCTGTGCGCGTTCTCGACTACGGGGGCAACGGCGGCATCTTCGGCAAGCCCGAAGAGATGGAGTTGAAGCGTACCGATACTGCGCTGGCAATTCCTTTGGCGGGGAAGTGGAAGTACCTGCCGGTGGCGGAATACCGCGGCAGCATTTTTTACGCCTTCGGATACAAGGGGCAGGAATATTTCCGGCGTCCGAAAGTGCCGATCGATTTTTCCGGGTACTCTCCGACGGCGCTCTTCAACGGAATGATCTCGCCGCTGGTGCCGTTCACTCTTAGCGGTGTGATCTGGTACCAGGGAGAATCGAACATCGGCCGCGCGGAGATGTACGCCAAGTTATTTCCGTTGATGATCGGCGAGTGGAGGGAGGTTTTCCGGTCGGAGAACCTTCCGTTCTATTTTGTCCAGATCGCGCCGTACAATTACGGGCCGGACGCCCATTCCGAACTCATTCGCGAAGCGCAGTTCAAATCCCTTTCCGTGAAGAACACTGCGATGGCAGTGACCCTCGACATCGGCGATTTCAACAGCATTCATCCGTCGGACAAACAGGATGTCGGCAAACGCCTCGCGCTGTGTGCGCTCGCGAATGCGTATCATCAGAAAAACATTGTCTGCTCCGGTCCCGTGTTTCAATCGATGAAAATAAAAAAAGACGTTGCGGTTTTGAAATTCGGAAACGTCGGCAAGGGATTAGTCGTGAAGGAAGATTCGAGCGGGAGCGGTTTTCAGATCGCGGGAGAAGATAAGCAGTTTAAGAATGCAAGAGTGAAGATCAAGGGATCGACCC